The following proteins come from a genomic window of Paenibacillus spongiae:
- the nadA gene encoding quinolinate synthase NadA codes for MEALAMERKAEQNRELRERLMQLKKERNAIILAHYYQRDEIQEVADFRGDSFLLAQKAAQTDADVIVFCGVHFMGESAKILAPNKTVIIPDERAGCPMADMVNVDGLRKLKAQHPNAKVVTYINSSAEIKAETDICCTSANAVRVVNSVDSDEIIWVPDKNLGHYVQQNTDKKMIIWEGYCNTHDMLTVKDVEEMKAKYPNAEFVVHPECRPEVVALGDFVGSTTAIIKYCKESEGKEFIVGTEDGTGFQLRKDSPDKTFHFATKYLVCPNMKVNNLKKLVKCLETMQPQIYVPQQVADKARLSLERMLQVK; via the coding sequence ATGGAAGCATTGGCAATGGAGCGCAAGGCGGAGCAAAACCGCGAGCTGCGCGAACGCCTGATGCAATTGAAGAAAGAACGCAATGCCATTATTCTTGCTCATTATTATCAGCGCGATGAAATACAAGAGGTGGCCGATTTCCGCGGGGATTCATTCCTGCTTGCCCAGAAGGCGGCACAGACCGATGCAGACGTCATCGTATTCTGCGGCGTTCACTTCATGGGGGAGAGCGCGAAGATTCTCGCGCCGAATAAGACCGTTATCATCCCTGACGAGCGTGCCGGCTGTCCAATGGCCGACATGGTCAATGTCGATGGCCTCCGCAAGCTGAAGGCACAGCATCCGAATGCGAAAGTGGTCACGTACATTAACTCCTCGGCGGAGATTAAAGCGGAGACCGACATTTGCTGTACTTCGGCGAATGCCGTACGCGTCGTGAATTCGGTGGACTCGGATGAAATCATTTGGGTACCGGACAAAAACCTGGGCCACTACGTCCAGCAGAATACCGATAAAAAAATGATCATTTGGGAAGGTTACTGCAACACTCACGACATGCTGACCGTCAAAGATGTAGAAGAGATGAAAGCGAAATACCCGAATGCGGAGTTCGTCGTCCATCCGGAATGCCGTCCAGAAGTTGTAGCGCTTGGCGATTTCGTCGGCAGTACAACCGCCATCATTAAATATTGTAAGGAATCCGAAGGCAAAGAGTTTATCGTCGGAACGGAAGACGGCACAGGCTTCCAGCTGCGCAAAGACAGCCCGGACAAAACCTTCCATTTTGCCACCAAATATTTGGTTTGTCCGAATATGAAGGTGAACAATCTGAAGAAGCTGGTCAAATGTTTGGAAACGATGCAGCCCCAAATTTATGTTCCGCAGCAGGTTGCCGACAAAGCCCGTTTATCCTTGGAGCGCATGTTACAGGTGAAGTAG
- the nadB gene encoding L-aspartate oxidase, producing the protein MIPRYLIDVAIGELPVIEKDVIVIGAGIAGLFTALKVSATDDVLMITKKSLLDSNTRYAQGGIAAVVSEEDSPAYHRQDTVIAGAGLCSSKAVDVLVHEGTAGVRDLVHMGTQFDQENGEFALTKEGAHSQRRILHANGDATGFEIVRALSEKAKADPRIEVWDDHFVIDLVTDNGECCGAIVQKPDGQRLFVRGKATVLCSGGAGQLYRYTTNPDVATGDGIAMAYRAGAYIQDVEFIQFHPTSLCYPGAPRFLISEAVRGEGAVLRNIKGERFMEHYHEQLELAPRDVVARAIVSEMEETRSTFIYLDITHESAEMVKHRFPNIYEFCLNYGLDLTTDWIPVAPAAHYMMGGIKTDLNGETNIARLFACGECSSTGVHGANRLASNSLSEAIVFGRRIVERIHELEPLALKPRDFGDSSGDSTRNSAPMQAVVEKRLKLQKVMLRYVGLRRDGKGLEKGLAELKRQLPIFQSVLKQREEYEFANLLTLAMLTTQAALSRKESRGAHYRDDFPERDDLGSRKHTVLHRQHGVTEERIEDASG; encoded by the coding sequence ATGATTCCTCGTTATTTAATAGATGTTGCGATCGGTGAGCTTCCTGTTATTGAGAAGGATGTCATCGTTATCGGGGCCGGCATTGCCGGTCTTTTTACGGCGTTGAAAGTCAGCGCTACGGATGATGTACTCATGATTACCAAGAAGTCGCTGCTTGACAGCAATACGCGGTACGCCCAGGGCGGCATTGCCGCGGTCGTCTCCGAAGAAGATTCTCCGGCGTATCACCGTCAGGACACGGTCATTGCCGGCGCAGGCTTATGTTCGTCCAAGGCTGTCGATGTGCTGGTGCATGAAGGGACGGCAGGCGTGCGCGATCTCGTTCATATGGGAACGCAATTCGATCAAGAGAACGGCGAGTTCGCACTGACGAAGGAAGGCGCCCACAGCCAGCGTCGTATCCTGCATGCGAATGGAGATGCAACAGGCTTCGAAATCGTGCGGGCCTTGTCCGAGAAAGCGAAGGCCGATCCGCGGATTGAAGTCTGGGACGACCACTTCGTAATCGACCTGGTGACGGATAACGGGGAGTGCTGCGGTGCAATCGTCCAGAAGCCGGACGGGCAGCGGTTGTTCGTCCGCGGCAAGGCGACGGTTCTATGCTCGGGCGGTGCGGGTCAATTGTATCGTTATACGACGAATCCCGATGTCGCCACAGGAGACGGTATCGCCATGGCCTACCGCGCAGGCGCTTACATTCAGGATGTGGAGTTCATCCAGTTTCATCCGACCTCCCTCTGTTACCCTGGCGCACCGCGCTTCTTGATCTCGGAGGCGGTACGCGGGGAAGGCGCCGTCCTGCGCAATATTAAGGGCGAACGTTTCATGGAGCACTATCACGAGCAGCTGGAGCTGGCGCCGCGCGATGTCGTGGCAAGGGCGATTGTAAGCGAGATGGAGGAAACGCGCTCGACCTTCATTTATTTGGATATTACGCATGAGTCAGCGGAGATGGTCAAGCACCGCTTTCCGAATATTTATGAGTTTTGTTTGAATTATGGCCTTGATTTGACGACGGATTGGATTCCGGTGGCACCTGCTGCGCACTATATGATGGGCGGCATCAAAACGGATTTGAACGGCGAGACGAACATTGCCAGATTGTTTGCTTGCGGCGAGTGCTCGTCCACGGGCGTACATGGTGCGAACCGGCTGGCGAGCAACTCCCTTTCCGAAGCGATCGTGTTCGGACGCCGCATTGTGGAGCGGATCCATGAGTTGGAGCCGCTAGCCTTGAAGCCGCGCGATTTTGGAGACTCGTCAGGCGATTCAACTAGAAACAGCGCGCCGATGCAGGCGGTGGTGGAGAAACGGCTGAAGCTGCAGAAGGTTATGCTGCGTTACGTCGGCTTGCGCCGTGACGGGAAAGGGCTCGAGAAGGGGCTTGCCGAGCTGAAGCGCCAGCTGCCGATCTTTCAATCGGTGCTCAAACAGCGCGAGGAATATGAATTTGCCAACTTGCTTACTCTTGCAATGCTGACAACGCAGGCAGCTCTATCTCGTAAGGAGAGCCGAGGGGCACATTATCGGGATGATTTCCCTGAGCGTGATGATCTCGGATCGCGTAAGCATACGGTATTGCACCGGCAACATGGCGTAACGGAGGAGCGAATCGAAGATGCATCTGGATAA
- the nadC gene encoding carboxylating nicotinate-nucleotide diphosphorylase: MHLDNSGIGAVGGTEHALREQIRAWLAEDIGMGDVTSWTTIPAGSRSKAVIHVKENGLIAGMPIARLVFDVVDPSLTFRGLVWDGVSVTKGTVLAEVEGSTHSLLTGERLALNLLQRLSGIATKTRSFVDVLGGLPVRLADTRKTTPGHRLLEKYAVRIGGGSNHRFGLYDAVMIKDNHIKGAGGITQAVQGARKQIPHTMKIEVETESLAQVEEALACGADIIMLDNMPLTQMREAVDRIKSYAPHVIVEASGGVRLDTVRSIAECGVDVISVGALTYSFQSLDISLDLNEKKGGPSA, encoded by the coding sequence ATGCATCTGGATAATTCGGGTATTGGAGCGGTGGGTGGAACCGAGCACGCGCTCCGGGAACAAATACGCGCTTGGCTGGCGGAAGATATCGGGATGGGCGATGTGACGAGCTGGACAACCATTCCTGCAGGCAGCCGTTCCAAAGCGGTCATTCATGTGAAAGAAAACGGCCTTATTGCGGGAATGCCGATTGCCAGGCTTGTATTCGATGTCGTCGATCCTTCCCTTACTTTCCGCGGGCTGGTGTGGGATGGCGTGAGCGTGACGAAGGGGACCGTGCTGGCCGAAGTGGAAGGAAGCACGCACAGCTTGCTGACCGGTGAGCGTCTTGCGCTGAACCTGCTTCAACGGCTGTCCGGCATCGCGACGAAGACGCGCAGCTTCGTTGACGTTCTAGGCGGGCTGCCGGTAAGGCTGGCGGATACGCGCAAGACGACGCCGGGCCACAGACTTCTGGAGAAATATGCCGTGCGTATAGGGGGCGGGTCCAACCATCGCTTCGGACTATATGATGCTGTCATGATTAAGGACAACCATATCAAAGGCGCGGGCGGCATTACGCAAGCAGTACAGGGTGCCCGCAAACAAATTCCCCATACGATGAAAATCGAGGTGGAGACGGAATCCTTGGCACAGGTTGAGGAAGCCTTGGCTTGCGGAGCAGACATTATTATGCTGGATAATATGCCGCTTACACAGATGAGAGAAGCCGTCGACCGGATTAAATCATACGCTCCTCATGTCATCGTAGAAGCATCGGGCGGCGTCCGTCTGGATACGGTACGTTCAATTGCCGAATGCGGGGTAGACGTGATCTCCGTCGGCGCGCTTACCTATTCCTTTCAATCGCTCGATATCAGCCTGGATCTGAACGAGAAAAAGGGAGGACCGTCGGCGTGA
- a CDS encoding type III pantothenate kinase, giving the protein MILVVDVGNTNIVLGIYKQRTLLHHWRLSTNRSATVDEYGIMIHNLFHIAGVTLDEMEGVVISSVVPPLMRTLEQLCQQYLGKAPLVVGPGIKTGLNIRYENPREVGADRIVNSVAGIEKYGTPLIIVDFGTATTFDYIDAGGNYLGGAIVPGIAISTEALYQRAAKLPRIELVKPKSVIGRNPVTSMQAGIIFGYAGQVDGIVGRIRREFKVAPRVVATGGLAELIASESETIELVDPLITLEGLRIIYERNAE; this is encoded by the coding sequence GTGATTCTAGTCGTGGACGTAGGCAATACCAATATTGTGCTCGGCATCTATAAGCAGCGGACGCTGCTGCATCATTGGCGGCTCAGCACCAACAGGTCCGCCACGGTTGACGAGTACGGCATTATGATTCACAATCTGTTCCATATTGCAGGCGTTACGCTGGATGAGATGGAGGGGGTGGTCATCTCCTCCGTCGTTCCTCCGCTTATGCGGACATTGGAGCAGCTGTGCCAACAATATTTGGGTAAAGCGCCGCTAGTCGTCGGGCCAGGAATCAAGACGGGCTTGAACATCAGATACGAGAATCCGCGCGAAGTCGGTGCCGACCGGATTGTCAATTCCGTTGCAGGCATTGAGAAGTATGGGACGCCGCTCATTATCGTCGATTTCGGTACGGCCACGACATTTGATTATATCGATGCCGGCGGCAACTACCTGGGCGGGGCGATCGTACCGGGGATCGCCATTTCGACGGAAGCGTTATATCAGCGGGCGGCGAAGCTGCCTAGAATAGAGCTTGTGAAGCCGAAGAGCGTCATCGGGCGCAATCCTGTAACCTCCATGCAGGCAGGCATTATATTCGGTTATGCCGGCCAGGTGGACGGAATCGTTGGCCGGATCCGCCGCGAATTCAAGGTAGCCCCGCGGGTTGTTGCAACAGGGGGACTTGCAGAATTGATCGCCAGCGAATCGGAGACGATTGAGCTGGTCGATCCGTTGATTACGCTAGAAGGCCTGCGTATTATATACGAGCGCAATGCGGAGTAA
- the hslO gene encoding Hsp33 family molecular chaperone HslO gives MDKDILVRGTAWGGKIRVFAVRCTKLVDELQRRHETYPTTTAALGRTAAAGAMMGAMLKGEEKLTIQVKGDGPAGQIVVDANAHGEVRGYVDNPQVQLPSNSQGKLDVAGVVGRSGYIHIIKDLGLKEPYRGSIPIISGELAEDFTYYFAASEQTPSVVGLGVLVDTDNTVLHAGGFIVQLMPGVTDDDITRLEQAVAAMPPVTALLEQGETPDGILRRLVGDDLQLLDTLDIVFQCKCSYERVERTLLSMGEHELSQVIEDDGRAEVICHFCNETYSFERPQLELLLDQAKPKPMR, from the coding sequence TTGGATAAAGACATTCTGGTGCGCGGAACGGCATGGGGCGGGAAGATCCGTGTGTTCGCTGTCCGGTGCACGAAGCTTGTCGATGAGCTTCAGCGCCGTCATGAGACGTATCCGACGACGACCGCTGCGCTGGGACGAACGGCTGCGGCTGGCGCAATGATGGGAGCCATGCTGAAGGGCGAAGAGAAATTAACGATTCAGGTGAAGGGAGACGGGCCAGCCGGGCAAATCGTCGTTGACGCGAATGCGCATGGCGAAGTGCGCGGCTATGTGGATAACCCGCAAGTACAGCTGCCCAGCAACTCGCAGGGTAAGCTCGATGTCGCGGGTGTCGTTGGCCGCAGCGGATACATCCATATTATTAAGGATCTTGGGCTGAAGGAGCCTTACCGGGGCAGCATTCCGATTATCTCGGGGGAGCTCGCCGAGGACTTCACGTATTACTTCGCTGCGTCGGAGCAGACACCTTCCGTAGTCGGGCTAGGCGTGCTTGTCGACACGGATAACACGGTGCTTCATGCGGGAGGCTTCATTGTTCAGCTAATGCCGGGTGTAACGGATGATGATATCACGAGGCTGGAGCAGGCCGTAGCCGCAATGCCGCCGGTGACCGCGCTTCTCGAGCAAGGCGAAACGCCGGATGGAATCCTTCGCCGGCTTGTCGGCGATGATCTGCAGCTATTGGATACGCTGGATATCGTATTTCAATGCAAATGCTCGTATGAACGGGTCGAGAGAACGCTCCTCAGTATGGGGGAGCATGAATTAAGCCAGGTAATCGAGGATGACGGACGAGCTGAGGTTATATGCCATTTCTGCAACGAGACGTATAGTTTTGAACGACCGCAGCTGGAGCTGCTGCTGGATCAAGCGAAGCCGAAACCGATGCGATAG
- a CDS encoding peptidylprolyl isomerase has translation MKKDRVLRSVVMLQAVCMIVLTVVVITRVLSPADSPPSDNDKDDAIEPGSQPTLIAATVGGDPIMASDLEEQLKLQYGDTVLRTLMVRAAIRLEASATGIAISQGELQEELTFMMAGYEDEEHYYAAMKEQLGLTPEAIRADTEYRLLLEKIATSSIQVTDAEIDEYIKANGSEFAPQTRYHLAWIVTESKREANDVLKKLAAGEDFGLMARTYSIDPDTVEDGGDLGLVDADDPFFESDVLAVAKGLDIGEMAGPVPVQGGQAVIQLLEKQESKLLEPEQLREIARKQLALTKADSLQSIEDALLEKYDATVMPSP, from the coding sequence ATGAAGAAGGACCGGGTATTGAGAAGCGTTGTAATGCTTCAAGCCGTTTGTATGATCGTATTAACCGTCGTTGTCATTACGCGGGTATTGTCCCCTGCCGACAGCCCGCCTTCCGACAACGACAAGGATGACGCCATTGAACCGGGCAGTCAACCCACATTAATCGCTGCCACCGTAGGAGGGGATCCGATTATGGCCTCGGATCTTGAAGAGCAGCTAAAGCTTCAATATGGCGATACCGTGCTTCGAACGCTAATGGTGCGGGCCGCCATACGGCTGGAAGCCTCCGCAACGGGTATTGCGATTAGCCAAGGGGAGCTGCAGGAAGAGCTGACCTTTATGATGGCCGGCTATGAGGACGAGGAGCATTACTATGCCGCGATGAAGGAGCAGCTGGGGCTGACCCCGGAGGCAATCCGTGCAGATACGGAATATCGGCTGCTGCTGGAGAAAATCGCCACCTCTTCGATCCAAGTAACGGATGCTGAGATTGATGAATATATCAAAGCGAATGGGTCGGAGTTCGCCCCGCAGACCCGTTATCATCTCGCATGGATTGTGACGGAGAGCAAGCGGGAGGCCAATGACGTCCTGAAGAAGCTGGCCGCAGGTGAAGATTTCGGGCTGATGGCGAGAACCTATTCAATCGACCCGGATACGGTGGAGGATGGGGGCGATCTGGGCTTAGTCGACGCCGACGACCCTTTCTTCGAAAGCGATGTATTGGCAGTTGCGAAAGGACTTGATATCGGGGAGATGGCCGGACCGGTTCCGGTTCAAGGCGGACAAGCCGTGATACAGCTGTTGGAGAAGCAGGAATCGAAGCTTCTGGAGCCCGAGCAGCTGCGCGAGATCGCGCGCAAACAGCTGGCGCTGACGAAAGCGGACTCCCTTCAGAGCATTGAGGACGCGCTGCTCGAGAAGTATGATGCGACAGTGATGCCTTCGCCATGA
- the cysK gene encoding cysteine synthase A, whose amino-acid sequence MAKIVQNVTELIGDTPLVRLNRLVSEDSAEIYLKLEYQNPGASVKDRIAISMIEVAEQDGRLKPGDTIIEPTSGNTGIGLAMVAAAKGYKAILVMPETMSIERRNLLRAYGAELVLTPGAEGMNGAVRRAEELQKENPSYFMPQQFKNEANVKIHRETTGPEIVEAINSLDGKLDAFIAGIGTGGTISGAGEVLKENFPGIKIYAVEPAASPLLSGGSPGPHKIQGIGANFVPDILNREIYDGVITIENEEAFETARQAAKEEGILCGISSGAAIYAALKVAKELGKGKRIVVIIPSNGERYLSTPLFNFDN is encoded by the coding sequence ATGGCTAAAATTGTCCAAAATGTAACTGAACTTATCGGCGATACGCCGCTTGTTCGTTTGAACCGCTTAGTGTCTGAGGACAGCGCTGAAATTTATTTAAAACTGGAGTACCAGAACCCAGGTGCAAGCGTTAAAGACCGGATTGCAATCAGCATGATCGAAGTGGCGGAGCAGGATGGACGTCTGAAGCCGGGAGATACGATCATCGAGCCAACGAGCGGAAATACGGGTATTGGTCTTGCTATGGTCGCTGCGGCGAAAGGCTATAAAGCGATTCTGGTTATGCCGGAAACGATGAGTATCGAACGCCGCAACCTGCTGCGCGCTTATGGCGCAGAGCTTGTACTGACGCCGGGAGCTGAAGGCATGAACGGCGCGGTCCGTCGTGCGGAAGAGCTGCAGAAGGAGAATCCGTCCTACTTTATGCCGCAGCAATTCAAGAATGAAGCGAATGTGAAGATTCACCGCGAGACGACAGGACCGGAAATCGTGGAAGCCATCAATTCGCTTGACGGCAAGCTGGATGCATTCATCGCAGGGATCGGCACCGGCGGCACGATTAGCGGTGCGGGCGAAGTGCTGAAAGAGAACTTCCCGGGTATTAAAATTTATGCGGTTGAGCCTGCAGCATCTCCCCTGCTGTCGGGCGGCAGTCCGGGCCCTCATAAAATTCAAGGTATCGGCGCCAACTTCGTACCGGATATCCTGAACCGTGAAATTTATGACGGCGTCATCACGATCGAGAACGAGGAAGCATTCGAAACGGCTCGCCAAGCAGCCAAAGAAGAAGGCATCCTGTGCGGTATTTCTTCAGGGGCAGCGATTTATGCGGCTTTGAAGGTCGCGAAGGAGCTAGGCAAAGGAAAGCGCATCGTTGTCATCATTCCTTCCAATGGCGAGCGCTACTTGTCGACGCCGCTGTTCAATTTCGACAATTAA
- a CDS encoding anthranilate synthase component I family protein has translation MEQTAFKEWLQWREQGHTTVPLLLKRALANGEGRPDTWEKAWQAASPYAFVLESGKDGAYTYLGLRPESFIRGKGMTAEETDCRTGEVKSYNGRPLEVVREWMGNRRSPHVIGAPKFTGGCAGYWSYDVVRSIERIPAMASDDLGLPDYLFLRMNELWIVDHKEQELYCAVHVPLAADDTDAALKQRYDEASAHVQRMMEAWTSFTRELPGDERQTGSNDRAALIGSGSLHIDVEAIDGITSPFSKQAFMNAVERIREYIAQGDVFQVNLSLRQSRNVTTPPEELYEWLRLFNPSPYMGFLRCPDFQLVSASPELLVELRDGKLAARPIAGTRRRGHSEEEDRRLAEELVSNEKERAEHIMLVDLERNDLGRIAAYGSVNVKELMVVEYYSHVMHLVSQVEGVLAEGKDAYDVIAAKFPGGTITGAPKVRTMEIIEELEPVRRGTYTGSMGWIDYNGDMEFNIIIRTMTVKNGVVHIQAGAGIVIDSDPEREYYESLNKAKALWKAIQYSEQSAGSVKA, from the coding sequence ATGGAACAGACAGCCTTTAAGGAATGGCTGCAATGGCGGGAACAAGGACATACAACGGTGCCTCTGCTGCTGAAGCGCGCGCTCGCTAACGGTGAAGGGCGTCCGGATACTTGGGAGAAGGCATGGCAGGCGGCATCGCCGTATGCTTTCGTTCTGGAGAGCGGTAAGGACGGAGCGTACACTTACTTAGGACTGAGGCCGGAGAGCTTCATACGGGGCAAAGGAATGACCGCCGAAGAAACAGACTGCCGTACCGGCGAGGTGAAGTCCTACAACGGCAGGCCCCTTGAGGTGGTACGCGAATGGATGGGAAACCGCAGGTCTCCGCATGTGATCGGTGCTCCTAAGTTTACTGGAGGCTGCGCCGGATATTGGAGCTATGATGTGGTTCGTTCCATCGAACGGATTCCGGCAATGGCGAGCGATGACCTGGGTCTGCCGGATTATTTATTCCTGCGCATGAACGAGTTGTGGATCGTCGACCATAAGGAGCAGGAGCTGTATTGCGCTGTACATGTGCCGCTAGCTGCGGATGATACAGATGCTGCCTTGAAGCAGCGTTACGACGAAGCAAGCGCACATGTGCAGCGAATGATGGAAGCATGGACGTCATTTACCCGGGAGCTTCCCGGCGATGAGAGGCAAACCGGGTCTAATGATCGGGCGGCGTTGATCGGCAGTGGATCGCTTCATATTGATGTGGAGGCCATAGACGGAATAACATCGCCTTTCTCCAAGCAAGCGTTCATGAATGCCGTCGAGCGGATACGCGAATATATTGCGCAGGGCGATGTGTTTCAGGTGAATTTGTCGCTGCGCCAGAGCCGAAACGTGACAACGCCCCCCGAGGAACTCTATGAATGGTTAAGGCTGTTCAATCCTTCACCGTATATGGGTTTTCTTCGTTGTCCCGACTTTCAGCTGGTATCCGCTTCGCCGGAGCTGCTGGTCGAGCTTCGCGACGGCAAGCTCGCCGCAAGACCTATTGCGGGAACCCGGCGCAGAGGGCATTCGGAGGAGGAAGACCGCCGATTGGCGGAGGAGCTGGTCTCCAACGAGAAGGAGCGGGCGGAGCATATTATGCTCGTGGATCTCGAACGCAACGACTTGGGCCGGATTGCAGCATACGGCTCGGTGAATGTGAAGGAGCTCATGGTCGTGGAATATTACAGCCATGTCATGCATCTGGTTTCGCAAGTCGAGGGCGTGCTGGCGGAAGGCAAAGATGCTTATGATGTTATTGCGGCGAAGTTCCCTGGCGGAACGATCACCGGCGCCCCTAAAGTGCGGACCATGGAAATCATCGAAGAACTGGAGCCGGTCAGACGGGGAACGTATACCGGGTCAATGGGTTGGATTGACTATAACGGCGATATGGAATTTAATATTATTATTCGAACCATGACGGTTAAAAACGGGGTCGTTCATATTCAGGCGGGAGCGGGTATTGTGATCGACTCCGATCCGGAACGTGAATACTACGAATCGTTGAATAAAGCGAAGGCGTTATGGAAGGCGATACAATACAGCGAGCAGTCGGCCGGATCCGTCAAGGCATAG
- the pabA gene encoding aminodeoxychorismate/anthranilate synthase component II, with the protein MILVIDNYDSFTYNLVQYLGELGEQIVVKRNDEIDLDGIAALAPDHILISPGPCSPNEAGISLSLIERFKGEIPIFGVCLGHQSIGQAFGGEVVRAEKLMHGKTSEIFHDGKSVFAEIPSPFTATRYHSLIVKKETLPDCLEISAETAEGEIMGLRHKEYPIEGVQFHPESIITEHGLTLLRNFLAKRVGTAL; encoded by the coding sequence ATGATTCTGGTCATTGATAATTACGATTCATTCACGTATAACTTAGTACAGTACTTAGGTGAGCTTGGCGAGCAAATCGTCGTCAAACGCAACGATGAAATTGACCTTGATGGAATCGCGGCGCTTGCTCCCGATCATATTCTCATTTCTCCAGGTCCATGCAGTCCGAATGAAGCGGGAATCAGCCTGTCGTTGATCGAACGCTTCAAGGGAGAAATTCCGATCTTTGGCGTTTGCTTGGGCCATCAGTCGATTGGACAAGCATTCGGCGGCGAGGTTGTTCGTGCCGAGAAGCTCATGCATGGCAAGACCTCGGAAATTTTCCATGACGGCAAGTCGGTCTTTGCGGAGATTCCTTCCCCATTCACGGCTACCCGCTATCATTCGCTGATCGTGAAGAAAGAGACGCTGCCCGATTGCCTGGAAATCAGTGCGGAGACGGCAGAGGGCGAGATTATGGGTTTGCGGCATAAAGAATATCCGATCGAGGGCGTACAATTTCATCCCGAATCGATTATTACCGAACATGGTCTGACGCTGCTTCGTAATTTCTTGGCTAAACGGGTAGGAACGGCGCTATGA
- a CDS encoding aminotransferase class IV produces the protein MSFVGWNGSIKRAEETVISVNDHGFLYGMGLFETFRTYNGKPWLLERHLERLMAGCHELGIGYEADADAIRTWLAQLMEANGLQEAYVRLTVTAGEAGLGLPQSDYANPNAVLLVKPLPEPSERLYREGKELALLKTCRNTPEGNIRFKSLHYMNNIMAKRELQGIGASSGAEGLMLTREGWLSEGIVSNLFFACDGIVHTPSLETGILPGITRQYVMELARSADPGLDVAEGFYGWEDLIQADEVWVTNSIQELVPITSLRDRDGQTAKVGSGLAGPVTRQLLSAYRGGAGGSVIPH, from the coding sequence ATGAGCTTCGTTGGCTGGAACGGATCGATTAAACGAGCGGAGGAAACCGTGATCTCAGTCAACGATCACGGTTTTTTATATGGGATGGGATTATTCGAGACATTCCGTACGTACAACGGCAAGCCATGGCTTCTGGAGCGTCATCTGGAGCGGCTTATGGCGGGCTGTCATGAGCTGGGGATCGGCTATGAAGCGGATGCGGATGCAATCCGTACATGGCTTGCCCAGTTGATGGAGGCAAACGGTCTTCAAGAGGCTTACGTACGACTGACGGTGACAGCGGGAGAAGCCGGACTCGGTCTGCCGCAGTCCGATTACGCGAATCCCAATGCGGTGCTTCTCGTCAAGCCGCTGCCGGAACCAAGCGAGCGGCTGTACCGCGAAGGCAAGGAGCTTGCTCTTTTGAAGACCTGCCGTAACACCCCTGAAGGGAACATCCGGTTCAAATCCCTTCATTACATGAATAACATTATGGCCAAGCGGGAATTACAGGGAATCGGAGCGTCATCTGGAGCCGAAGGGCTTATGCTTACGCGCGAAGGCTGGCTGTCTGAGGGCATCGTCAGCAATCTCTTTTTCGCTTGCGACGGCATCGTTCATACGCCGTCGCTTGAAACGGGCATTCTGCCCGGCATTACAAGGCAGTATGTGATGGAGCTTGCGCGTTCGGCCGACCCGGGCTTGGATGTCGCAGAAGGCTTCTACGGTTGGGAGGATTTGATTCAGGCCGATGAAGTCTGGGTAACGAATTCGATACAGGAGCTTGTGCCCATCACGTCGCTGCGCGACAGAGACGGGCAAACGGCAAAAGTCGGAAGCGGGTTGGCTGGACCCGTTACCAGACAGTTGTTATCGGCTTATAGAGGCGGAGCCGGGGGTTCTGTCATTCCTCATTAG